In Ruminiclostridium josui JCM 17888, the genomic window TTGATTTATTCTGTAGTAGATTGGATGCAATCTTTGAACACTCTGTCAATAAACTTAAAAATATGAAAGTGTAGGTGATCATATGTCAACGGTTAATGCAAGTGATATTAGAAAACTCATTGACCAGGTTAACTTTAGAGGTATTGAATACAGTAACGAGGATTCACTATTTGACATCGGAATCCTAGATTCACTTAAGACAACGCAATTAATTTTGCTCATTGAAAAAAATTTGAACATTAATATAGATCCGGCAGAATTGGAGATAGAAAACTTCGAAAATGTTGATTTGCTGGTTACTTATATTAATCAGAGGGTTGGATAATATGAATAAATATAATTTGCGCAGGGATATTCCTATAAGTATTTATCCTCCTATTATGCTTTATAATAAGAAGGATGTTAAACATGTTTTTGAGCCGATAATGAGAGGGAGTAACAAAGCTAGTTTATACATACACATTCCATTTTGTCCTAAGAAATGTGACTTTTGCTACTTTACATCATTAACTGCTGGTATGAGTAAAGTAAATGCTTATGTCGACAAGCTATGTGAAGAAATGGAATATATAGGCTCAAAAGAAGCAATTAAGGATAAAGTGATTGATTCTATCTATATAGGTGGTGGAACACCAACTTACATTTCCGAAGAATCCTTTTTGAAGCTATTTAGCAGTATTCGCGAACATTTTAATTTATCTAGTGACATAGAGATTAACGTTGAAGTTCGCCCCGGTAATGAAGCAACATTAGAAAAACTTAAAGTATTAAAAAGTGCTGGAGCAAATCGTGTAAGTATTGGAATGCAAAGTTTTGATGATACTGTGCTGCGAGCTAATGGAAGAAATTGTTCTGTTAAAGATGGCATTGAACTTATTAACAGGTTAAATCAAGCTGAGTTTGATAATTACAATATTGACATTATGTCCGGTATGCTGATGGAGACCGAGGAATCATGGAACTATACCATTAATCAACTGCTTAAGTTTAGCCCTACAAATGTCACTGTATACAAAATGCAGCTATATGAAAATAGCAAGTTAACACAGTATTGCCGTGAAAATGGTATCGAAACTATGACAGAAGAACAGGAGCTATCTTTTATTAGACATTTCTACGATGTTCTCATGAGGAATGGTTATGAGCTTATGTCCAGTACATATAGCTTTTCAAAAGGACCTCAATATGTATCAAAATACAGACAGTATAGGAATTCAGGAGAAGACCTTATTGCATTGGGAATAGCTTCAAATGGAATTCTAAACGGATGTGTATATCAAAAGACCTACGATATGAATTCCTATATGAGCAATAATTTTGAACCTACAAGTGCTTATAGAATGCCTAATGATGAAATTATATTACGTGGTATTATTCTTGGAATGAAGTGCGGAAAAATAGATCGTGAGAAATTTACAGAGAAATATAAAGTAGAGCCCTATGAATATTTTACGCAATTTAAGGAATTGGAGAGCCGTGGTTTTGTGGATGTTACACCGTCCTTAATAAAGGTACGTTATGATTTAATATTCTTTATCGACGACTTAATTAGAACCTTCTTTATGCCGGAGAAAATTAAAGATATGGAGAATCTTATGTTAAAGTACAAAAACTTTGATTTTGGAGGGATAAAAAATGGATAGTGAAATGATAAAGCAAAGTTTATTTAAAGCCTTATCGGCCTGTAGCTTTTTTGAACAACTAAATGCGGAAAGTGGAGGAATTAATGAAAATACTTCATTGATTAATGATTTAAAAATTGAATCTATTCAGTTGTTGGAGTATATAATCCAAATTGAAAAACACCTTGAGAAAACAATTGACTTTGATGATCTTTCAATTGAAAGCCTTGATACTATCAGTGGGCTGGCAGAAGAATTAATGAGACCAGGTGTGTTGGTATGATAAATTCAAATCAAGAAAGGCATTCTTACATATTTTTATGTTTTTTAGACTATCTGTTTAGTAAGAATATTATTGATAAGCAGGACTTTATAGATTTCTGTGAGTCTTATGATATCAGAAATTATGAAAAGATATTTAGTCGGGATGAGGCAGCTTCTAGGTCGTCAAACCATGAGATGCATCCGGGTGGTGCAGAGGCAACCTTAAGACTTGCCGAAATGGCAGGAATAACTAAGGATATGTCAGTGCTGGATGCAGGTAGTGGACACGGTGGAGCAGCACGTATACTGGCTGAAAAATATACAGAAACAATGATTACTGGCATTGACAATGACCCAATACGAGTCATAGACGCTATATTTCGCTCGAAAGATGAAATCTATAAAAATCTGAAGTTTACTCAGGGTAATGCTTATAAAATGACTTTTCAAGATAATTACTTTGATGTAATTATTCGCCAGCATGCGGTCTACGGTGGCTTGGAAGAGGATTTTTTGTCTGAATGTAATCGTGTTTTAAAGAGTAAAGGTAAGATTGCTTTTCAAGGAACGCTTTGCAGCAAAAAATTAAAAGCAACCAAAACTGAAATGGCTGATTATTCATATGAAGAGTATTGTAATTTACTGACTCGTCACGGCTTTCGTATTATCGAAACAGAGATAGAAAAAGCATCTTCTCAATTATTATCAAGCATCTCCGATCATAGTTCCAGTTATTACTTTTTAGTTAAAAACGGAATTATCATTGGGGCAGATATTGTTGCTGAAAAGATAGATTAATTGGAGGCCAGAAAAATGAGAATAGATATGCATGTCCATACGACTGAATCAGATGGAAGAATTGAAATTAATAATTTAATAAATTTATGTAAAAGTCGAGATGTGACTGCTATAGGTCTTGCAGATCATTGGAAAACAAAGCGATACTCAAAGGATTTTTTTGTTGATGATATTCATCAGTATATAGCTAAGTGCACAACTCTAAAGCAGGCAGCAGCCAATATGGGTATAAATGTTTATATAGGTCTGGAAGTTGATTTTTCAGGGAAATATGGTTTTGACATCTCACATGGAGATTTAGAAGACTTTAATATGTTGGACTATATCCTTTTTGAATATGTTGACACGGAAAAAGAAGACTGGGGAACAGTAGACGGCAAATCTATATTGGAGCTGTTTAAAATACGTGAATACTTGACAGTTCCAGTAGGTCTGGCTCATAACAACTTTGCTCGTAACTTTTCAGATAATATAGAGAATATTGTGAAGGAAATGAGTGAAAGAAATATTTTCTTGGAATTATGTGAAGGAGAACCTTTAGGACAAAAAAAAGTTGATGCATCAACACTTAAAAAATTGTTAGCACTTAAAAAGAATATGAGTGATTTAGATATTTATAAGGGCGAAAAAGCTATAAACAGACAGAAGCATATGACAGGGGATCAGTATTATTTTGAGACTTTTCCCGATGAGTTTTGGGAATATGTGCAAAAGTATGGTCTTAAACTTTCTCTTGGTACAGATTGTCATTCTGGGACTAGTTTTGGTAAATGTACAAGGGCAGAAAAAATCCTGGAAAAGTACCAATTATTCCATCAGTTGATTTTTAATACGGGAATGATTTTACGTACATAGTTTAATGGAAATGGCAGGTGGCTGATATGAAACTAATATGTCAGGGCAAGTCGGTAACGCAAGGTACAGTAGTTGGCACTGCTCTTGTTGTTACTGATATTGATTCAGCTATTAACAACACTGATAAAAATACAATACTTATATTAGATAACAGTGATCCAATATATTGTCTTCTCATTATGAAAGCTGGAGGCGTGATTATTAAAGAAGGCGGAGTTCTGGCACATTCATGCCTTTTGGCTATGGAAATTGGGGTACCATGTATTACTCAGGTGGGTCGTGAAACAATGATTAATAATGGACAAACTGTTTATCTGGACGCAGGAGCTGGTAATGTATATGAATGTTAAAGACTTTAAAGCAGCTTTAAAAGAAGTATGGCAACATGGGGAGTTGGTATCATGGCCTTATCGCAATATAATTTTTGGAAAGGAAGTATTAGATAGGTACTACTCCGACTTCAAAATGGCAATTAATGAAGCATGTACCGGACAAAGTCAGATAAATATAGGACCTACCGGTATACTACGGTCATTTGACATTCTTGTGAAGGCAATGAAATACAGAACAAAAGATGAAAACAGGGCATTAGTAAGCAATGTATTGGTTTTATTATCAAAACTAAAAAAAAGTGATATTTTAAATTTATCAGGTGGAAATATCATTTATGAATCCGAGATTGTAGCTTCCAGTTATCAAACAGCCAAGGAAACCTCTTCAGATATTGTTCATAGGATAATTGCACTATTAAAATCTTATGCTGAACTCATATATTTTAGATCCTATGAAATATCACAGGAAATACATGGCCCATATAAGCTGGATTCATCAAAACTTATAGTATGGCATTACCGCAACCTAAGACCGGAAAAGTTAATTGATGCTGACTTTTTATTACCATTCAATAGTGTACTTATTGAATTATTTTATAATTCTTCTGTTGATATTAAACTTGATTTATACAATCACGTTTACCAAATTGGACAAAATCTAAAAGATAATTTTAGTATAGGTTCTGTTTTTATAGATCAAAAATTGACGTCCATAGAAGATTTAAAAGAGTTGGAAGCATTATTAATCTCTAAAATTTATAAGTTGTATACGAGATGTAAGCAATTGAATGATACGGAATATATTCAAGCATATATAAATACCTTATGGTATAAATTATCACTTATATCACCAGCTACCAATCCATACCAGTTAAGTAACCATGACTCGGTTATGATATCAGATTCTAAGGATTTAATTAAAATAGACCACAGGATACTTAATCTGCTATTTTAATAATCTTTAATAAAATGTTGAAGGTCGAGGAATAACCATGAATGTAAATTACTATTTTGAGTTTTTTTTGGAAAGTCTAATTGACTTTTATAGAAATAGATACAACAAAGATATTATCTCCTTACCAGAAAGCATACTAAACAATAGTATTACTCTAAAATCATTTTACACTGATGATACATATTGTTTATGTCCAAAAGAGATTTTTGAAGCTCTGAATATTCCATACTCTTGTACAGATATAGATAATAATTCTGATCTAAACCTCAATTTTATGCAGCATTATAAGATGAAGGATATAAAGTTACCTTATATTAATGTGAATCTGCAAAATGAGTCTTCGATTAAAATAAAAGAAACGGTAAACGGTTTTCCTAATGCGATTAAAAAATCTTATGATGAAATAGAGTATCTGGTAAGTATACAAAACAAAGATTTTCCATTTATTGTAGCCTTTAATGCATATAACGTAGATATGACAATATGGGAAAGACTGTACGGAAACCTCTTTAATATCTTCAATGTAATTCTATTTACTGGAAACTATGGTTTGTTTTATGATACGCCGAGTAAAATTAATGCAATTTTGGAATCAGAATGTATTAATAAACATGTAATAGCTTTGACATGGTGCTCAGGTTTTAAGGTTTTTGCTCAATTCAATCAAAAATATCCGGGTTGGTTTAGTAAACTGTATGCAGTGACGGGTAATTACAATTCTAATGGAGTTGGGGAATTTTCCGACTTTGAGAAGAGTACACTTGCTTTAACTTCTTTAATGGATGCTGAAAGTATGGCTAGTGCAGGGAAAGTATTTATGTACTTTTTTTCCAAGCAGGCTAAAAACCCATTTGGAATTCCATTAGATGTCTGGCCCATAATATCAGCTAAGTTTACAGATAAAGATTATTTTACTGCTTATCTTAATTCCATGAAGGAGTTATCTCAGTATGACTTATTAGACTCTCTTAATTTTATTAAATTTCCAATGACAAATATTATAGCATCCAATGATGTAATATCAAAGTTGTCAAATAATGAGATTATTGATAAAGCAGTAGACAATTGTAAGCATATTATGCTTAACTTTGCATCTCATTGGTGCTTGTTCACACATGCTGGTCAAATATCAGAAATAATAAAATCTTAAGGAGAACTTTAAATATGGATAATTTTAAACCAAATCTATCAATAGGATTTAATGGTAAAGTCGATGACTTAAGGGAATTGATTAGCACTGGCGCTAATATTGAAAGTGTATATTCCGGCGGTTTGCGGAATGTCATAGCAGGAGGGCGCCCGCAATATGCTGATAGCTTGACTGAGTTATCCGAATGCATATCATTGGCACATCAGAATGGGTTACGTTATGAAATTGCTTTAAATGCTCCATGTGGGTTGCATGATAAAAGCGATACCAATTGGTGGTCACAGATAGAGAACTATTTGCTAAATCTTGAAGAGGTAGGGGTGGATCGTATTGTTGCCAGTCATCCATTCTTGATTTCATTAGTAAAAAGAAAAACTCATATGGAAACAGTAGTATCTACTATTTGTGAAATTGCAGAAGCGAGAATGGCAAGATATTATGAGGAAATGGGAGCAGACATTATTATTCCGTCTATGAATGTTAATTATCGCTTAGAAAAGCTTTACGAAATAAAGAATACTTTAAAGAGTGCCAAAATACGTTTAATGGTAAATGAACATTGTTTGGGGGATTGTCCTTGGCGCAGATTCCATCATTCTCATTATGCTCATTCAAACACTGAACGTGATTATCATATAAACTGTAAACGTAAATTTTTGGAAAACCCTTATTTTTGTTTAACAAACAATGCCATAAGACCAGAGGACTTAATTCATTATAAGCAAATTACAGATAATTTTAAAATAGTAGGAAGGCTAGTGTCAATTGCATGTCTCACAGATAGAGTTAAAGCTTATAGTTCTCAGAGTTATAATGGAAATTTTGTTTTCTTACAAGACGAAAATCTTTCCCAATATATAAATGTGAGAAACCAAGAGCTTAACGAACTTTTTGAAAGTAAGACCAGATGTAAATTCAACTGTGGTGAATGCACTAAATGTAAGTCAATATTTGAAAAAGCCTCCGTATTTTCAAATGTAATGTAAACAAGATAAAGGAGAACCAAATGAAGAACTATTATGAAATGAATTATAAAGAAATCGGCATAGAGTTTGGACGTGAATTATATAAATCGGTTAATCAAACTGAACATGAAAACCAATTCTATGAATTGTGGCAGCGTTGCAGAGACTTTGGTATATTTCAGTTTGCTACAGAAGTATATAGAGATTCAGAAAAAATTACTAACATTATGGACTTAATGTACGGCATTGGGGTTGGCTTGGAAACCATGAGCATAATGTTTTCTGTTAATGTTCATCTTTGGGCTTTCATCGATCCAATTCAGTGTTTTGCATCCCAGCAAATAAAAGATACCGTATTAAAAAGCTTTTGCGATGGCAGTAAAATAGGTGGACATGCTATTTCGGAAAATCTTGCTGGTTCTGATGTATTTAATTTAAGTACAACCTATGAGAAAACCGATGATGGGTATATTCTCAATGGTTCCAAGAACTATGTAACAAATGCTCCTTATGCAGATACATATATTGTCTATGCTAGGGAAAAGGGTAGTAAGGGATTTCGCTCCATTAGCTGTT contains:
- a CDS encoding class I SAM-dependent methyltransferase; its protein translation is MINSNQERHSYIFLCFLDYLFSKNIIDKQDFIDFCESYDIRNYEKIFSRDEAASRSSNHEMHPGGAEATLRLAEMAGITKDMSVLDAGSGHGGAARILAEKYTETMITGIDNDPIRVIDAIFRSKDEIYKNLKFTQGNAYKMTFQDNYFDVIIRQHAVYGGLEEDFLSECNRVLKSKGKIAFQGTLCSKKLKATKTEMADYSYEEYCNLLTRHGFRIIETEIEKASSQLLSSISDHSSSYYFLVKNGIIIGADIVAEKID
- a CDS encoding acyl carrier protein encodes the protein MDSEMIKQSLFKALSACSFFEQLNAESGGINENTSLINDLKIESIQLLEYIIQIEKHLEKTIDFDDLSIESLDTISGLAEELMRPGVLV
- a CDS encoding coproporphyrinogen-III oxidase family protein, coding for MNKYNLRRDIPISIYPPIMLYNKKDVKHVFEPIMRGSNKASLYIHIPFCPKKCDFCYFTSLTAGMSKVNAYVDKLCEEMEYIGSKEAIKDKVIDSIYIGGGTPTYISEESFLKLFSSIREHFNLSSDIEINVEVRPGNEATLEKLKVLKSAGANRVSIGMQSFDDTVLRANGRNCSVKDGIELINRLNQAEFDNYNIDIMSGMLMETEESWNYTINQLLKFSPTNVTVYKMQLYENSKLTQYCRENGIETMTEEQELSFIRHFYDVLMRNGYELMSSTYSFSKGPQYVSKYRQYRNSGEDLIALGIASNGILNGCVYQKTYDMNSYMSNNFEPTSAYRMPNDEIILRGIILGMKCGKIDREKFTEKYKVEPYEYFTQFKELESRGFVDVTPSLIKVRYDLIFFIDDLIRTFFMPEKIKDMENLMLKYKNFDFGGIKNG
- a CDS encoding U32 family peptidase — its product is MDNFKPNLSIGFNGKVDDLRELISTGANIESVYSGGLRNVIAGGRPQYADSLTELSECISLAHQNGLRYEIALNAPCGLHDKSDTNWWSQIENYLLNLEEVGVDRIVASHPFLISLVKRKTHMETVVSTICEIAEARMARYYEEMGADIIIPSMNVNYRLEKLYEIKNTLKSAKIRLMVNEHCLGDCPWRRFHHSHYAHSNTERDYHINCKRKFLENPYFCLTNNAIRPEDLIHYKQITDNFKIVGRLVSIACLTDRVKAYSSQSYNGNFVFLQDENLSQYINVRNQELNELFESKTRCKFNCGECTKCKSIFEKASVFSNVM
- a CDS encoding acyl carrier protein, whose amino-acid sequence is MSTVNASDIRKLIDQVNFRGIEYSNEDSLFDIGILDSLKTTQLILLIEKNLNINIDPAELEIENFENVDLLVTYINQRVG
- a CDS encoding PEP-utilizing enzyme, translated to MKLICQGKSVTQGTVVGTALVVTDIDSAINNTDKNTILILDNSDPIYCLLIMKAGGVIIKEGGVLAHSCLLAMEIGVPCITQVGRETMINNGQTVYLDAGAGNVYEC
- a CDS encoding PHP domain-containing protein, yielding MRIDMHVHTTESDGRIEINNLINLCKSRDVTAIGLADHWKTKRYSKDFFVDDIHQYIAKCTTLKQAAANMGINVYIGLEVDFSGKYGFDISHGDLEDFNMLDYILFEYVDTEKEDWGTVDGKSILELFKIREYLTVPVGLAHNNFARNFSDNIENIVKEMSERNIFLELCEGEPLGQKKVDASTLKKLLALKKNMSDLDIYKGEKAINRQKHMTGDQYYFETFPDEFWEYVQKYGLKLSLGTDCHSGTSFGKCTRAEKILEKYQLFHQLIFNTGMILRT